One genomic window of Ziziphus jujuba cultivar Dongzao chromosome 4, ASM3175591v1 includes the following:
- the LOC107415811 gene encoding DNA topoisomerase 1 beta-like isoform X2 encodes MFNFLGKDSIRYENIVEVELPVYKAIMQFQTGKQGNDDLFDKLDTSKLNAHLKELMPGLTAKVFRTYNASITLDDMLNRGTRDGDVAEKIIVYQHANKEVAIICNHQRTISKSHSAQMTRLMEKISELQGVLKELKTDLDRAKKGKPPLKDADGKRKRNLTPEALERKMAQTTAKIEKMERDMKTKEDLKTVALGTSKINYLDPRITVAWCKRHEVPVEKIFNKSLLAKFAWAMDVDPDFRF; translated from the exons ATG TTTAACTTCCTTGGTAAAGATTCAATCAGATATGAAAATATTGTTGAAGTGGAGCTTCCTGTTTATAAAGCAATTATGCAGTTCCAGACTG GAAAACAAGGCAATGATGATCTTTTTGACAAGCTGGATACAAGTAAACTTAATGCGCATCTAAAGGAACTCATGCCTGGCCTCACAGCAAAAGTTTTCCGTACTTATAATGCATCTATCACGTTGGATGATATG TTGAATAGGGGAACCAGAGATGGAGATGTTGcagaaaaaattattgtttatcagCATGCTAACAAGGAG GTCGCCATCATATGTAATCATCAGCGTACTATATCCAAATCTCACAGTGCTCAGATGACAAGGTTAATGGAGAAAATTAGTGAACTTCAG GGTGTCCTGAAAGAGCTGAAAACAGATCTGGATAGAGCAAAGAAAGGAAAGCCGCCATTAAAAGATGCTGATGGAAAGCGGAAGAGAAACTTAACCCCTGAagc GTTAGAGAGGAAGATGGCTCAAACAACAGCAAAGATTGAGAAAATGGAAAGGGACATGAAGACCAAAGAGGATCTGAAAACAGTGGCATTAGGAACATCCAAAATTAACTACCTTGATCCTAGGATCACGGTTGCATGGTGCAAGCGACATGAAGTTCCTGTTGAGAAG ATATTCAACAAATCTCTCCTAGCGAAGTTTGCCTGGGCAATGGATGTGGACCCTGACTTCAGATTCTGA
- the LOC125421878 gene encoding protein PLASTID REDOX INSENSITIVE 2, chloroplastic gives MKIMVASLALSLTVTVNVNPPSSLLHLLPLLSSSSSSSSSATASGVRFKHSLVVEKAERRLASTSKHICRAAATEYKFPDPIPEFADAETEKFRNHLLTKLSKRDIYGDSVDQVVRICTEIFSTFLHTEYGGPGTLLVLPFIDMADTVNERGLPGGPQAARAAVKWAQKHVDKDWNEWTGGDDE, from the exons ATGAAGATTATGGTAGCTTCTTTGGCGCTGTCTCTGACTGTGACTGTGAATGTGAACCCTCCAAGctctcttcttcatcttcttcctttgctttcttcttcttcttcttcttcttcttctgcaacTGCAAGTGGCGTTAGATTCAAGCATTCCTTAGTAGTTGAAAAGGCGGAGAGAAGATTAGCTTCAACTTCAAAGCACATTTGCAGAGCAGCAGCAACCGAGTACAAATTTCCCGATCCTATTCCTGAATTTGCCGATGCT GAGACCGAAAAGTTCAGGAACCATCTCCTCACCAAGCTCTCCAAGAGAGATATATATGGAGATTCTGTCGATCAAGTTGTCCGAATCTGCACtgag ATATTTAGTACTTTCTTACACACCGAGTATGGTGGTCCTGGGACACTCTTGGTCCTTCCTTTCATTGATATGGCCGATACTGTGAATGAACGGGGATTGCCTGGTGGACCGCAAGCTGCACGCGCTGCTGTTAAATGGGCACAAAAACATGTTGACAAGGATTGGAATGAGTGGACTGGTGGCGATGACGAGTAG
- the LOC107415762 gene encoding uncharacterized protein LOC107415762 codes for MMMMMMMMIRTITRRRYFLMGLRGGFASSTATAASQSQSPTATAEVASVDDEEEDVDPAASSSSLAKAVTPTILQPRVVVYDGVCHLCHRGVKWVIQADKHRKIKFCCLQSQTADPYLRFCGVDRQDVLARFLFVEGPGLYHQGSTAALRVLSYLPLPYSALSTLMLLPTPLRDAVYDYVAKRRYHWLGKSQHCLVLQDKRLLERFIDREELMMDRD; via the exons atgatgatgatgatgatgatgatgattagaACAATCACAAGAAGAAGGTACTTTCTAATGGGATTGAGGGGTGGATTTGCATCATCAACTGCAACGGCAGCCTCACAATCCCAGTCACCGACTGCCACTGCTGAGGTGGCGTCagttgatgatgaagaagaagacgtTGATCCAGCAGCATCTTCTTCGTCGCTGGCGAAGGCGGTGACACCCACTATCCTTCAGCCGCGTGTGGTTGTGTATGACGGAGTCTGCCATCTGTGCCACCGAGGGGTGAAGTGGGTAATCCAGGCAGACAAGCACAGAAAGATCAAGTTCTGCTGCCTCCAGTCGCAAACTGCTGATCCCTACCTGCGATTCTGCGGTGTTGATCGGCAGGATGTTCTAGCTCGTTTTTTGTTCGTCGAAGGCCCCGGCCTTTACCACCAGGGCTCCAccg CTGCACTAAGAGTTTTGTCTTACTTGCCTCTGCCTTACTCTGCTTTAAGCACGCTCATGCTGCTTCCAACTCCACTTAGGGATGCTGTCTATGATTATGTTGCCAAGCGCCGCTACCACTGGCTTGGCAAGTCCCAACATTGTTTAGTTTTGCAAGACAAACGGTTGCTGGAGCGTTTCATCGATAGGGAAGAATTGATGATGGATCGGGATTAG
- the LOC107415815 gene encoding uncharacterized protein At5g08430 isoform X1 — protein MEWEATAAFEWVEVGDDEEEEGFTITSTNVNGSSRPRRKRKRMMRMRTTLYNNNNNSNNKKKKIELVGWASRPLLHFLHSIGKDTSHKIPHHDVTSIVNDYVVRNNLLHPTRKKRVVCDQALLSLFGRKSIARVKIFDLLDPHLAENRLYDSSSDDGDDYEDAAYFELEEEEDDDEEDEKQQSKPPPPPRKSTTVERSCFAAVIPDNIRLVYLRRSLVEHLLLKQKHNHQEVEVEVEKEEQVVDKIVGSFVRTKSDPNDYLQKHSHILLQVTGLTINKASQTDCSTSQFLLQVSGMIKHIHVSMLSDDNFTEEECEDLRQRIKIGLLKKPTVDELQQKAQILHEDITKHWLMRELALLQNLIDRANEKGWRRELFECLERRKQLQTPDEQLRLLRELPKVTADELQLEAEPQFCAGEVKKSNNSSSRSIVREAPELPTYDTKTEECASIWTLGGIDFAGSQHNVNVQEDWQKQPTEFIDKSDGETQHLEVKENKASQQMVDEMVTRSRVIDLSDDDEIENPSSKNQIPDDQLGSLIWHYQDPLGNAQGPFAITSLKRWNDADYFPPDFKIWKTGQSSNEAVLLKDILNQAFFG, from the exons ATGGAGTGGGAGGCGACGGCGGCATTCGAGTGGGTGGAGGTTGGGGATGATGAGGAGGAGGAGGGCTTTACCATTACCAGTACCAACGTCAACGGCAGCAGCAGAccgagaagaaaaaggaaaaggatgaTGCGAATGCGAACAACgttgtataataataataataatagtaataacaagaagaagaagatagagcTTGTGGGATGGGCTTCCAGACCCCTCCTCCACTTCCTCCACTCCATCGGCAAAGACACCTCCCACAAAATCCCTCACCACGACGTCACTTCCATTGTCAATGACTATGTGGTGCGCAACAACCTTCTCCATCCTACCAGAAAAAAGAGGGTTGTCTGCGACCAAGCCCTCCTCTCCCTCTTCGGCAGGAAATCCATTGCCCGCGTCAAGATTTTCGACTTGCTCGACCCTCACCTGGCCGAGAACCGACTCTACGACTCCTCCTCCGATGACGGCGACGATTACGAAGATGCTGCTTACTTCgaattagaagaagaagaagacgatgaCGAAGAGGACGAAAAGCAGCAGAGTAAACCTCCGCCTCCGCCTCGTAAATCCACCACAGTCGAAAGAAGCTGCTTTGCGGCTGTAATTCCCGACAACATACGGCTTGTGTATTTGAGGAGAAGTCTTGTCGAACATCTCCTCCTGAAGCAGAAGCATAATCATcaggaggtggaggtggaggtggagaaGGAGGAACAAGTGGTGGACAAAATAGTGGGAAGCTTCGTGAGGACCAAATCGGACCCTAATGACTACCTTCAGAAGCACTCTCATATCCTCCTTCAAGTTACAG gGCTGACCATAAACAAGGCCTCTCAAACTGATTGCAGCACTAGTCAATTTCTCCTTCAAGTTTCCGGCATGATAAAACACATCCACGTTTCCATGCTTTCCGATGATAATTTCACCGAG GAAGAGTGTGAGGATTTGCGTCAAAGAATAAAAATTGGTTTGCTCAAGAAGCCTACTGTG GATGAGCTTCAACAAAAGGCCCAGATTTTGCATGAGGATATAACAAAGCAT TGGCTTATGAGAGAACTCGCCTTGCTGCAAAATCTAATTGACCGAGCTAATGAAAAAGGATGGCGCAGAG AGCTTTTTGAGTGCCTGGAAAGAAGGAAACAGCTTCAGACACCAGATGAACAGTTACGGCTATTGCGTGAGCTTCCAAAAGTAACCGCAGATGAATTACAACTTGAAGCTGAACCACAGTTTTGTGCAGGTGAagtaaaaaaaagtaacaacaGTTCATCAAGATCGATAGTCAGGGAAGCTCCTGAACTTCCTACCTATGATACAAAAACAGAAGAATGTGCGTCAATTTGGACCTTAGGTGGGATAGATTTTGCAG GATCTCAGCATAATGTTAATGTGCAAGAAGATTGGCAGAAGCAACCAACGGAGTTCATAGACAAGAGTGATGGTGAGACACAGCATTTGGAGGTAAAGGAGAATAAGGCTTCTCAACAAATGGTGGACGAGATGGTTACAAGATCTCGGGTCATTGATTTGAGCGATGATGATGAAATTGAAAATCCAAGTAGTAAAAATCAGATTCCTGATGACCAATTGGGAAGCTTGATCTGGCATTATCAGGATCCCTTGGGAAACGCACAAGGCCCTTTTGCAATAACATCCTTGAAACGCTGGAATGATGCTGACTACTTTCCCccagattttaaaatttggaaaacaGGTCAGAGCTCAAATGAAGCTGTACTTTTGAAAGACATTCTTAACCAGGCTTTCTTTGGTTAA
- the LOC107415815 gene encoding uncharacterized protein At5g08430 isoform X2 produces the protein MEWEATAAFEWVEVGDDEEEEGFTITSTNVNGSSRPRRKRKRMMRMRTTLYNNNNNSNNKKKKIELVGWASRPLLHFLHSIGKDTSHKIPHHDVTSIVNDYVVRNNLLHPTRKKRVVCDQALLSLFGRKSIARVKIFDLLDPHLAENRLYDSSSDDGDDYEDAAYFELEEEEDDDEEDEKQQSKPPPPPRKSTTVERSCFAAVIPDNIRLVYLRRSLVEHLLLKQKHNHQEVEVEVEKEEQVVDKIVGSFVRTKSDPNDYLQKHSHILLQVTGLTINKASQTDCSTSQFLLQVSGMIKHIHVSMLSDDNFTEEECEDLRQRIKIGLLKKPTVDELQQKAQILHEDITKHWLMRELALLQNLIDRANEKGWRRELFECLERRKQLQTPDEQLRLLRELPKVTADELQLEAEPQFCAGEVKKSNNSSSRSIVREAPELPTYDTKTEECASIWTLGSQHNVNVQEDWQKQPTEFIDKSDGETQHLEVKENKASQQMVDEMVTRSRVIDLSDDDEIENPSSKNQIPDDQLGSLIWHYQDPLGNAQGPFAITSLKRWNDADYFPPDFKIWKTGQSSNEAVLLKDILNQAFFG, from the exons ATGGAGTGGGAGGCGACGGCGGCATTCGAGTGGGTGGAGGTTGGGGATGATGAGGAGGAGGAGGGCTTTACCATTACCAGTACCAACGTCAACGGCAGCAGCAGAccgagaagaaaaaggaaaaggatgaTGCGAATGCGAACAACgttgtataataataataataatagtaataacaagaagaagaagatagagcTTGTGGGATGGGCTTCCAGACCCCTCCTCCACTTCCTCCACTCCATCGGCAAAGACACCTCCCACAAAATCCCTCACCACGACGTCACTTCCATTGTCAATGACTATGTGGTGCGCAACAACCTTCTCCATCCTACCAGAAAAAAGAGGGTTGTCTGCGACCAAGCCCTCCTCTCCCTCTTCGGCAGGAAATCCATTGCCCGCGTCAAGATTTTCGACTTGCTCGACCCTCACCTGGCCGAGAACCGACTCTACGACTCCTCCTCCGATGACGGCGACGATTACGAAGATGCTGCTTACTTCgaattagaagaagaagaagacgatgaCGAAGAGGACGAAAAGCAGCAGAGTAAACCTCCGCCTCCGCCTCGTAAATCCACCACAGTCGAAAGAAGCTGCTTTGCGGCTGTAATTCCCGACAACATACGGCTTGTGTATTTGAGGAGAAGTCTTGTCGAACATCTCCTCCTGAAGCAGAAGCATAATCATcaggaggtggaggtggaggtggagaaGGAGGAACAAGTGGTGGACAAAATAGTGGGAAGCTTCGTGAGGACCAAATCGGACCCTAATGACTACCTTCAGAAGCACTCTCATATCCTCCTTCAAGTTACAG gGCTGACCATAAACAAGGCCTCTCAAACTGATTGCAGCACTAGTCAATTTCTCCTTCAAGTTTCCGGCATGATAAAACACATCCACGTTTCCATGCTTTCCGATGATAATTTCACCGAG GAAGAGTGTGAGGATTTGCGTCAAAGAATAAAAATTGGTTTGCTCAAGAAGCCTACTGTG GATGAGCTTCAACAAAAGGCCCAGATTTTGCATGAGGATATAACAAAGCAT TGGCTTATGAGAGAACTCGCCTTGCTGCAAAATCTAATTGACCGAGCTAATGAAAAAGGATGGCGCAGAG AGCTTTTTGAGTGCCTGGAAAGAAGGAAACAGCTTCAGACACCAGATGAACAGTTACGGCTATTGCGTGAGCTTCCAAAAGTAACCGCAGATGAATTACAACTTGAAGCTGAACCACAGTTTTGTGCAGGTGAagtaaaaaaaagtaacaacaGTTCATCAAGATCGATAGTCAGGGAAGCTCCTGAACTTCCTACCTATGATACAAAAACAGAAGAATGTGCGTCAATTTGGACCTTAG GATCTCAGCATAATGTTAATGTGCAAGAAGATTGGCAGAAGCAACCAACGGAGTTCATAGACAAGAGTGATGGTGAGACACAGCATTTGGAGGTAAAGGAGAATAAGGCTTCTCAACAAATGGTGGACGAGATGGTTACAAGATCTCGGGTCATTGATTTGAGCGATGATGATGAAATTGAAAATCCAAGTAGTAAAAATCAGATTCCTGATGACCAATTGGGAAGCTTGATCTGGCATTATCAGGATCCCTTGGGAAACGCACAAGGCCCTTTTGCAATAACATCCTTGAAACGCTGGAATGATGCTGACTACTTTCCCccagattttaaaatttggaaaacaGGTCAGAGCTCAAATGAAGCTGTACTTTTGAAAGACATTCTTAACCAGGCTTTCTTTGGTTAA